From a single Drosophila sulfurigaster albostrigata strain 15112-1811.04 chromosome 3, ASM2355843v2, whole genome shotgun sequence genomic region:
- the LOC133842142 gene encoding protein trachealess isoform X4 has protein sequence MMPYQAVAMDYAGYQRQPTPGHPGSHMIGSLGMSAVPFTPSWMVPAQDLCGMSPYNKMPNQHQPGAPGMHSQQQPIEPGLVDTGILELRKEKSRDAARSRRGKENYEFYELAKMLPLPAAITSQLDKASIIRLTISYLKLRDFSGHGDPPWTREASSSSKLKSAAIRRSPAVDLFEQHQGTHILQSLDGFALAVAADGRFLYISETVSIYLGLSQVEMTGSSIFDYIHQADHAEIAEQLGLSLTSGGGGGGGGGGGSSGSGAAGLASPTSGASDDGSGTHGTNNPDVAASMTQASTSGYKGYDRSFCVRMKSTLTKRGCHFKSSGYRASDATSNCNGNNNNGKNVKNPASNYSVVLLLCKLRPQYTFSHTRKSQPPLLGMVALAIALPPPSVHEIRLECDMFVTRVNFDLRVAHCEPRVSDLLDYSPEDLVNKSMYSLCHAEDANRLRKSHTDLIEKGQVLTGYYRLMNKNGGYTWLQTCATVVCSTKNADEQNIICVNYVISNRENENLILDCCQLEPSVDSIKHEEGLGNDKSSGSPGGDANVDGNTHLSAGDMKLGLGSPKTDPEGHTQRGRGRNATTAHGSLNSLALIKDSPTPLGVEVDGVLPATVATPVPTPTPTTGGTTKRKRKSKAAQQAEEQAEQQQQQQQQAEQQPLSKLPALEQRDAVQQPRSRLPSIVDEQPTAGAADSAVKDLEHAMSKHLPSPTTNNNNSNQPNTDFSADALLKQQQQQQQQQQQQQQHDPNEKSSTIQWIGAPYQQPPHMPATALLRQLHAVNRESVIRATARQTPTGVGVFYGEQQGGPLPTPPGSESSYENQYLQLHSAAAAPSVARPGSQKGANLSDAFTNLVSTYGGYHSSIDYHNAMTPPSSVSPRDSNNSAKAPPSAALVVNGGYDYADPLRGQYATPVDASSATTLPLKPQAYTAAMHPHAGHATTTTEGGVTYSNLDQPQYFAPHSSFHLYHKGSPASGWYSTPS, from the exons ATGATGCCCTATCAGGCGGTGGCCATGGACTATGCCGGCTATCAGCGGCAGCCAACGCCAGGTCATCCGGGCAGTCACATGATCGGCTCCCTGGGCATGTCAGCGGTCCCATTCACGCCTTCGTGGATGGTCCCCGCCCAGGACCTTTGCGGCATGTCCCCGTACAACAAAATGCCCAACCAACATCAGCCGGGCGCACCCGGAATGCACTCACAACAGCAACCCATCGAACCGGGGTTAGTTGACACGGg CATTCTTGAACTGCGCAAGGAAAAGTCACGAGATGCTGCACGCTCGCGACGTGGCAAGGAGAACTATGAGTTCTATGAGCTGGCCAAGATGCTGCCCTTGCCGGCAGCCATCACCAGCCAGCTGGACAAGGCTTCCATTATAAGACTGACCATAAGCTATTTGAAATTGAGAGACTTCTCCGGTCACGGAGATCCGCCATGGACCCGCGAGGCTTCCAGCAGCAGTAAACTCAAAA GTGCAGCCATTCGTCGCAGTCCCGCCGTTGATTTGTTCGAGCAACATCAGGGCACCCACATACTACAG TCGCTGGATGGCTTCGCTTTGGCTGTGGCAGCGGATGGTCGCTTCCTGTACATATCGGAAACGGTGTCCATCTATCTGGGACTGTCGCAGGTGGAGATGACCGGCAGCAGCATATTCGACTACATCCATCAGGCGGATCATGCGGAAATCGCCGAGCAGCTGGGTTTGAGTTTAACCAGCGGCGGgggcggaggaggaggcggtggcggtggcagcagcggcagcggtgCAGCAGGCTTGGCATCGCCCACATCGGGCGCCTCCGATGATGGGAGTGGCACACACGGTACGAACAATCCTGATG TTGCTGCCTCGATGACGCAGGCTTCCACCAGCGGCTACAAAGGCTATGATCGCAGCTTCTGTGTGCGCATGAAATCGACGCTAACGAAACGTGGCTGTCACTTTAAATCCTCTGGCTATCGG GCCAGCGATGCAACGAGCAATTGCAAcggtaacaataacaatggtAAAAATGTTAAGAACCCGGCCTCAAACTATTCG gttgtgctgctgctctgcaAGCTGCGTCCTCAGTACACTTTCTCGCACACCCGCAAATCGCAGCCGCCCCTTCTGGGCATGGTCGCTTTGGCCATTGCGCTGCCGCCGCCCTCAGTCCATGAGATTCGCCTCGAGTGCGACATGTTTGTCACCCGCGTCAACTTTGATCTGCGCGTTGCGCACTGCGAACCAAG AGTTTCGGATTTGCTAGACTATTCACCCGAGGATCTCGTCAACAAGAGCATGTATTCGCTCTGCCACGCTGAGGATGCCAATCGCCTGCGCAAGAGTCACACAGATT TGATCGAAAAGGGTCAAGTGCTGACTGGCTATTATCGACTGATGAACAAGAACGGCGGTTACACTTGGCTTCAAACTTGCGCCACAGTCGTTTGCAGCACCAAGAATGCCGATGAGCAGAATATCATTTGCGTTAACTATGTAATCAG CAATCGGGAGAACGAGAACCTTATACTAGACTGTTGTCAGCTGGAGCCGAGTGTGGACAGCATTAAGCACGAAGAGGGATTGGGCAATGATAAGAGCAGCGGTTCACCTGGAGGCGATGCCAATGTTGATGGCAATACGCATCTCAGTGCTGGGGATATGAAGCTGGGACTCGGTTCCCCTAAGACCGATCCCGAGGGACACACGCAACGCGGTCGGGGACGCAATGCGACGACGGCGCATGGAAGTCTGAATAGTTTGGCGCTGATCAAGGACAGTCCGACGCCACTGGGCGTGGAGGTCGATGGCGTGCTGCCCGCCACAGTGGCCACGCCCGTGCCGACGCCCACGCCCACCACGGGCGGCACAACGAAGCGCAAGCGGAAGAGCAAGGCGGCACAGCAGGCGGAGGAGCAAgcggagcaacagcagcaacaacaacagcaggcggAGCAGCAACCGTTGAGCAAGTTGCCAGCACTCGAGCAGCGAGATGCAGTGCAGCAGCCAAGGAGTCGCCTGCCTTCGATTGTGGACGAACAGCCGACAGCTGGAGCTGCGGACTCGGCTGTCAAGGATCTGGAACATGCCATGTCCAAGCATCTGCCTTCAcccacaaccaacaacaacaacagcaaccagccCAACACAGACTTCAGTGCGGATGCGCTGctcaagcagcaacagcagcagcaacaacaacaacaacagcagcagcagcatgatCCCAACGAGAAGAGCAGCACCATTCAGTGGATAGGTGCTCCGTATCAGCAGCCACCGCACATGCCGGCCACAGCGTTGCTCCGCCAGCTGCACGCCGTGAATCGCGAGAGCGTCATCCGGGCTACGGCCAGACAAACGCCCACCGGAGTGGGCGTGTTCTATGGGGAGCAGCAGGGCGGACCGCTGCCGACGCCACCGGGCAGTGAATCCTCGTATGAGAATCAATATCTGCAACTGCATTCGGCGGCAGCGGCGCCGTCGGTGGCACGTCCTGGAAGTCAGAAGGGCGCTAATCTCTCGGATGCGTTCACCAATCTGGTGTCCACCTACGGTGGCTATCACAGCTCCATTGACTACCACAACGCCATGACGCCGCCCAGCTCAGTGTCGCCACGCGATAGCAACAACTCCGCCAAGGCGCCTCCCTCGGCTGCTCTCGTGGTCAACGGTGGCTACGACTATGCTGATCCACTGAGGGGTCAATATGCCACTCCGGTGGATGCCTCCTCGGCGACAACGTTGCCATTGAAGCCACAGGCGTATACGGCGGCAATGCATCCGCATGCGGGACAtgccacaacgacaacggagGGCGGCGTCACCTACAGCAATCTGGATCAGCCGCAGTACTTTGCACCGCACTCGAGCTTCCATCTGTATCACAAGGGCAGCCCCGCCAGCGGCTGGTACTCCACACCCTCCTAG
- the LOC133842142 gene encoding protein trachealess isoform X6, which produces MMPYQAVAMDYAGYQRQPTPGHPGSHMIGSLGMSAVPFTPSWMVPAQDLCGMSPYNKMPNQHQPGAPGMHSQQQPIEPGILELRKEKSRDAARSRRGKENYEFYELAKMLPLPAAITSQLDKASIIRLTISYLKLRDFSGHGDPPWTREASSSSKLKSAAIRRSPAVDLFEQHQGTHILQSLDGFALAVAADGRFLYISETVSIYLGLSQVEMTGSSIFDYIHQADHAEIAEQLGLSLTSGGGGGGGGGGGSSGSGAAGLASPTSGASDDGSGTHVAASMTQASTSGYKGYDRSFCVRMKSTLTKRGCHFKSSGYRASDATSNCNGNNNNGKNVKNPASNYSVVLLLCKLRPQYTFSHTRKSQPPLLGMVALAIALPPPSVHEIRLECDMFVTRVNFDLRVAHCEPRVSDLLDYSPEDLVNKSMYSLCHAEDANRLRKSHTDLIEKGQVLTGYYRLMNKNGGYTWLQTCATVVCSTKNADEQNIICVNYVISNRENENLILDCCQLEPSVDSIKHEEGLGNDKSSGSPGGDANVDGNTHLSAGDMKLGLGSPKTDPEGHTQRGRGRNATTAHGSLNSLALIKDSPTPLGVEVDGVLPATVATPVPTPTPTTGGTTKRKRKSKAAQQAEEQAEQQQQQQQQAEQQPLSKLPALEQRDAVQQPRSRLPSIVDEQPTAGAADSAVKDLEHAMSKHLPSPTTNNNNSNQPNTDFSADALLKQQQQQQQQQQQQQQHDPNEKSSTIQWIGAPYQQPPHMPATALLRQLHAVNRESVIRATARQTPTGVGVFYGEQQGGPLPTPPGSESSYENQYLQLHSAAAAPSVARPGSQKGANLSDAFTNLVSTYGGYHSSIDYHNAMTPPSSVSPRDSNNSAKAPPSAALVVNGGYDYADPLRGQYATPVDASSATTLPLKPQAYTAAMHPHAGHATTTTEGGVTYSNLDQPQYFAPHSSFHLYHKGSPASGWYSTPS; this is translated from the exons ATGATGCCCTATCAGGCGGTGGCCATGGACTATGCCGGCTATCAGCGGCAGCCAACGCCAGGTCATCCGGGCAGTCACATGATCGGCTCCCTGGGCATGTCAGCGGTCCCATTCACGCCTTCGTGGATGGTCCCCGCCCAGGACCTTTGCGGCATGTCCCCGTACAACAAAATGCCCAACCAACATCAGCCGGGCGCACCCGGAATGCACTCACAACAGCAACCCATCGAACCGGG CATTCTTGAACTGCGCAAGGAAAAGTCACGAGATGCTGCACGCTCGCGACGTGGCAAGGAGAACTATGAGTTCTATGAGCTGGCCAAGATGCTGCCCTTGCCGGCAGCCATCACCAGCCAGCTGGACAAGGCTTCCATTATAAGACTGACCATAAGCTATTTGAAATTGAGAGACTTCTCCGGTCACGGAGATCCGCCATGGACCCGCGAGGCTTCCAGCAGCAGTAAACTCAAAA GTGCAGCCATTCGTCGCAGTCCCGCCGTTGATTTGTTCGAGCAACATCAGGGCACCCACATACTACAG TCGCTGGATGGCTTCGCTTTGGCTGTGGCAGCGGATGGTCGCTTCCTGTACATATCGGAAACGGTGTCCATCTATCTGGGACTGTCGCAGGTGGAGATGACCGGCAGCAGCATATTCGACTACATCCATCAGGCGGATCATGCGGAAATCGCCGAGCAGCTGGGTTTGAGTTTAACCAGCGGCGGgggcggaggaggaggcggtggcggtggcagcagcggcagcggtgCAGCAGGCTTGGCATCGCCCACATCGGGCGCCTCCGATGATGGGAGTGGCACACACG TTGCTGCCTCGATGACGCAGGCTTCCACCAGCGGCTACAAAGGCTATGATCGCAGCTTCTGTGTGCGCATGAAATCGACGCTAACGAAACGTGGCTGTCACTTTAAATCCTCTGGCTATCGG GCCAGCGATGCAACGAGCAATTGCAAcggtaacaataacaatggtAAAAATGTTAAGAACCCGGCCTCAAACTATTCG gttgtgctgctgctctgcaAGCTGCGTCCTCAGTACACTTTCTCGCACACCCGCAAATCGCAGCCGCCCCTTCTGGGCATGGTCGCTTTGGCCATTGCGCTGCCGCCGCCCTCAGTCCATGAGATTCGCCTCGAGTGCGACATGTTTGTCACCCGCGTCAACTTTGATCTGCGCGTTGCGCACTGCGAACCAAG AGTTTCGGATTTGCTAGACTATTCACCCGAGGATCTCGTCAACAAGAGCATGTATTCGCTCTGCCACGCTGAGGATGCCAATCGCCTGCGCAAGAGTCACACAGATT TGATCGAAAAGGGTCAAGTGCTGACTGGCTATTATCGACTGATGAACAAGAACGGCGGTTACACTTGGCTTCAAACTTGCGCCACAGTCGTTTGCAGCACCAAGAATGCCGATGAGCAGAATATCATTTGCGTTAACTATGTAATCAG CAATCGGGAGAACGAGAACCTTATACTAGACTGTTGTCAGCTGGAGCCGAGTGTGGACAGCATTAAGCACGAAGAGGGATTGGGCAATGATAAGAGCAGCGGTTCACCTGGAGGCGATGCCAATGTTGATGGCAATACGCATCTCAGTGCTGGGGATATGAAGCTGGGACTCGGTTCCCCTAAGACCGATCCCGAGGGACACACGCAACGCGGTCGGGGACGCAATGCGACGACGGCGCATGGAAGTCTGAATAGTTTGGCGCTGATCAAGGACAGTCCGACGCCACTGGGCGTGGAGGTCGATGGCGTGCTGCCCGCCACAGTGGCCACGCCCGTGCCGACGCCCACGCCCACCACGGGCGGCACAACGAAGCGCAAGCGGAAGAGCAAGGCGGCACAGCAGGCGGAGGAGCAAgcggagcaacagcagcaacaacaacagcaggcggAGCAGCAACCGTTGAGCAAGTTGCCAGCACTCGAGCAGCGAGATGCAGTGCAGCAGCCAAGGAGTCGCCTGCCTTCGATTGTGGACGAACAGCCGACAGCTGGAGCTGCGGACTCGGCTGTCAAGGATCTGGAACATGCCATGTCCAAGCATCTGCCTTCAcccacaaccaacaacaacaacagcaaccagccCAACACAGACTTCAGTGCGGATGCGCTGctcaagcagcaacagcagcagcaacaacaacaacaacagcagcagcagcatgatCCCAACGAGAAGAGCAGCACCATTCAGTGGATAGGTGCTCCGTATCAGCAGCCACCGCACATGCCGGCCACAGCGTTGCTCCGCCAGCTGCACGCCGTGAATCGCGAGAGCGTCATCCGGGCTACGGCCAGACAAACGCCCACCGGAGTGGGCGTGTTCTATGGGGAGCAGCAGGGCGGACCGCTGCCGACGCCACCGGGCAGTGAATCCTCGTATGAGAATCAATATCTGCAACTGCATTCGGCGGCAGCGGCGCCGTCGGTGGCACGTCCTGGAAGTCAGAAGGGCGCTAATCTCTCGGATGCGTTCACCAATCTGGTGTCCACCTACGGTGGCTATCACAGCTCCATTGACTACCACAACGCCATGACGCCGCCCAGCTCAGTGTCGCCACGCGATAGCAACAACTCCGCCAAGGCGCCTCCCTCGGCTGCTCTCGTGGTCAACGGTGGCTACGACTATGCTGATCCACTGAGGGGTCAATATGCCACTCCGGTGGATGCCTCCTCGGCGACAACGTTGCCATTGAAGCCACAGGCGTATACGGCGGCAATGCATCCGCATGCGGGACAtgccacaacgacaacggagGGCGGCGTCACCTACAGCAATCTGGATCAGCCGCAGTACTTTGCACCGCACTCGAGCTTCCATCTGTATCACAAGGGCAGCCCCGCCAGCGGCTGGTACTCCACACCCTCCTAG
- the LOC133842142 gene encoding protein trachealess isoform X5, which yields MMPYQAVAMDYAGYQRQPTPGHPGSHMIGSLGMSAVPFTPSWMVPAQDLCGMSPYNKMPNQHQPGAPGMHSQQQPIEPGILELRKEKSRDAARSRRGKENYEFYELAKMLPLPAAITSQLDKASIIRLTISYLKLRDFSGHGDPPWTREASSSSKLKSAAIRRSPAVDLFEQHQGTHILQSLDGFALAVAADGRFLYISETVSIYLGLSQVEMTGSSIFDYIHQADHAEIAEQLGLSLTSGGGGGGGGGGGSSGSGAAGLASPTSGASDDGSGTHGTNNPDVAASMTQASTSGYKGYDRSFCVRMKSTLTKRGCHFKSSGYRASDATSNCNGNNNNGKNVKNPASNYSVVLLLCKLRPQYTFSHTRKSQPPLLGMVALAIALPPPSVHEIRLECDMFVTRVNFDLRVAHCEPRVSDLLDYSPEDLVNKSMYSLCHAEDANRLRKSHTDLIEKGQVLTGYYRLMNKNGGYTWLQTCATVVCSTKNADEQNIICVNYVISNRENENLILDCCQLEPSVDSIKHEEGLGNDKSSGSPGGDANVDGNTHLSAGDMKLGLGSPKTDPEGHTQRGRGRNATTAHGSLNSLALIKDSPTPLGVEVDGVLPATVATPVPTPTPTTGGTTKRKRKSKAAQQAEEQAEQQQQQQQQAEQQPLSKLPALEQRDAVQQPRSRLPSIVDEQPTAGAADSAVKDLEHAMSKHLPSPTTNNNNSNQPNTDFSADALLKQQQQQQQQQQQQQQHDPNEKSSTIQWIGAPYQQPPHMPATALLRQLHAVNRESVIRATARQTPTGVGVFYGEQQGGPLPTPPGSESSYENQYLQLHSAAAAPSVARPGSQKGANLSDAFTNLVSTYGGYHSSIDYHNAMTPPSSVSPRDSNNSAKAPPSAALVVNGGYDYADPLRGQYATPVDASSATTLPLKPQAYTAAMHPHAGHATTTTEGGVTYSNLDQPQYFAPHSSFHLYHKGSPASGWYSTPS from the exons ATGATGCCCTATCAGGCGGTGGCCATGGACTATGCCGGCTATCAGCGGCAGCCAACGCCAGGTCATCCGGGCAGTCACATGATCGGCTCCCTGGGCATGTCAGCGGTCCCATTCACGCCTTCGTGGATGGTCCCCGCCCAGGACCTTTGCGGCATGTCCCCGTACAACAAAATGCCCAACCAACATCAGCCGGGCGCACCCGGAATGCACTCACAACAGCAACCCATCGAACCGGG CATTCTTGAACTGCGCAAGGAAAAGTCACGAGATGCTGCACGCTCGCGACGTGGCAAGGAGAACTATGAGTTCTATGAGCTGGCCAAGATGCTGCCCTTGCCGGCAGCCATCACCAGCCAGCTGGACAAGGCTTCCATTATAAGACTGACCATAAGCTATTTGAAATTGAGAGACTTCTCCGGTCACGGAGATCCGCCATGGACCCGCGAGGCTTCCAGCAGCAGTAAACTCAAAA GTGCAGCCATTCGTCGCAGTCCCGCCGTTGATTTGTTCGAGCAACATCAGGGCACCCACATACTACAG TCGCTGGATGGCTTCGCTTTGGCTGTGGCAGCGGATGGTCGCTTCCTGTACATATCGGAAACGGTGTCCATCTATCTGGGACTGTCGCAGGTGGAGATGACCGGCAGCAGCATATTCGACTACATCCATCAGGCGGATCATGCGGAAATCGCCGAGCAGCTGGGTTTGAGTTTAACCAGCGGCGGgggcggaggaggaggcggtggcggtggcagcagcggcagcggtgCAGCAGGCTTGGCATCGCCCACATCGGGCGCCTCCGATGATGGGAGTGGCACACACGGTACGAACAATCCTGATG TTGCTGCCTCGATGACGCAGGCTTCCACCAGCGGCTACAAAGGCTATGATCGCAGCTTCTGTGTGCGCATGAAATCGACGCTAACGAAACGTGGCTGTCACTTTAAATCCTCTGGCTATCGG GCCAGCGATGCAACGAGCAATTGCAAcggtaacaataacaatggtAAAAATGTTAAGAACCCGGCCTCAAACTATTCG gttgtgctgctgctctgcaAGCTGCGTCCTCAGTACACTTTCTCGCACACCCGCAAATCGCAGCCGCCCCTTCTGGGCATGGTCGCTTTGGCCATTGCGCTGCCGCCGCCCTCAGTCCATGAGATTCGCCTCGAGTGCGACATGTTTGTCACCCGCGTCAACTTTGATCTGCGCGTTGCGCACTGCGAACCAAG AGTTTCGGATTTGCTAGACTATTCACCCGAGGATCTCGTCAACAAGAGCATGTATTCGCTCTGCCACGCTGAGGATGCCAATCGCCTGCGCAAGAGTCACACAGATT TGATCGAAAAGGGTCAAGTGCTGACTGGCTATTATCGACTGATGAACAAGAACGGCGGTTACACTTGGCTTCAAACTTGCGCCACAGTCGTTTGCAGCACCAAGAATGCCGATGAGCAGAATATCATTTGCGTTAACTATGTAATCAG CAATCGGGAGAACGAGAACCTTATACTAGACTGTTGTCAGCTGGAGCCGAGTGTGGACAGCATTAAGCACGAAGAGGGATTGGGCAATGATAAGAGCAGCGGTTCACCTGGAGGCGATGCCAATGTTGATGGCAATACGCATCTCAGTGCTGGGGATATGAAGCTGGGACTCGGTTCCCCTAAGACCGATCCCGAGGGACACACGCAACGCGGTCGGGGACGCAATGCGACGACGGCGCATGGAAGTCTGAATAGTTTGGCGCTGATCAAGGACAGTCCGACGCCACTGGGCGTGGAGGTCGATGGCGTGCTGCCCGCCACAGTGGCCACGCCCGTGCCGACGCCCACGCCCACCACGGGCGGCACAACGAAGCGCAAGCGGAAGAGCAAGGCGGCACAGCAGGCGGAGGAGCAAgcggagcaacagcagcaacaacaacagcaggcggAGCAGCAACCGTTGAGCAAGTTGCCAGCACTCGAGCAGCGAGATGCAGTGCAGCAGCCAAGGAGTCGCCTGCCTTCGATTGTGGACGAACAGCCGACAGCTGGAGCTGCGGACTCGGCTGTCAAGGATCTGGAACATGCCATGTCCAAGCATCTGCCTTCAcccacaaccaacaacaacaacagcaaccagccCAACACAGACTTCAGTGCGGATGCGCTGctcaagcagcaacagcagcagcaacaacaacaacaacagcagcagcagcatgatCCCAACGAGAAGAGCAGCACCATTCAGTGGATAGGTGCTCCGTATCAGCAGCCACCGCACATGCCGGCCACAGCGTTGCTCCGCCAGCTGCACGCCGTGAATCGCGAGAGCGTCATCCGGGCTACGGCCAGACAAACGCCCACCGGAGTGGGCGTGTTCTATGGGGAGCAGCAGGGCGGACCGCTGCCGACGCCACCGGGCAGTGAATCCTCGTATGAGAATCAATATCTGCAACTGCATTCGGCGGCAGCGGCGCCGTCGGTGGCACGTCCTGGAAGTCAGAAGGGCGCTAATCTCTCGGATGCGTTCACCAATCTGGTGTCCACCTACGGTGGCTATCACAGCTCCATTGACTACCACAACGCCATGACGCCGCCCAGCTCAGTGTCGCCACGCGATAGCAACAACTCCGCCAAGGCGCCTCCCTCGGCTGCTCTCGTGGTCAACGGTGGCTACGACTATGCTGATCCACTGAGGGGTCAATATGCCACTCCGGTGGATGCCTCCTCGGCGACAACGTTGCCATTGAAGCCACAGGCGTATACGGCGGCAATGCATCCGCATGCGGGACAtgccacaacgacaacggagGGCGGCGTCACCTACAGCAATCTGGATCAGCCGCAGTACTTTGCACCGCACTCGAGCTTCCATCTGTATCACAAGGGCAGCCCCGCCAGCGGCTGGTACTCCACACCCTCCTAG